Proteins encoded in a region of the Isosphaeraceae bacterium EP7 genome:
- a CDS encoding HEAT repeat domain-containing protein: MLASRAAGLVVLGLFLSAQARSADVQPLPAVAEGWKIELIEQAPQILYPTAVVAAPDGTVYLGQDPMDMPGPPTQPIDSVVAIKGGKVRLFADGLWSVMGLEWLDNTLYVVHAPFLSAFKDTDGDGKADQRIDLVKGLGPRLPGFSGINDHVASGIRLGIDGYLYIAVGDKGIPKATGTDGATIQLKGGGVVRVRPDGTGLEVVSTGERNPLSVALTATNDIFTYGNDDDSKKWPNSLTHHVVGGHYGYPYEFLSTPWRNLPIVAGQLGGSGAQGVCYNEAGLPAAYRGNLFFADWGVQTVFRYEIEKTGGTFTVKSKTPLVTKGELADFRPFSMAVAEDGRGFYLVDWAYAGWLSADVKSGRLYKLTYTGSDAPSAVATPADDLAALGHPALSVRLKAQGKLAGSKSVAPLIKLLFSDKPATDRIHALWSLDAIGTPDARSAARAALVDTSPEVRLQAARSAGNRRDRGAVPSLIKLLKDPDPAIRGEAAIALGRTGDPAAIPALFAALSEPDTTAGWSIRGALRSLKTWDSAPLKDALLDPKRRDQAILLADELWTLPAVEGLAAALVLSKDAPFRDKIVRTLAGLYRTYPAWTGAWFGTNPLAGEFPAKTVNWDTRAMTAVIKGLALGIEDPDPAVRRSAIAGLALTGSDGLLPLRGRLARETDDANLAALVGALGALADRSSLPVLAKLLNDPRRSLPVRASALDALASLPDRAASNARMTLLFDEAAPAVLRAKALDGLGRQGLLPGNDVLSFITSDEVPLRASALVVLAAVRKKPPGTSEVIVERLADPDPLVRRAAIEASAQARIRDAIPGLLKLSKGPERSEALLALSIMPDPRAIPLFLDALADRDPRLRLAAEGALAAVRETSLDQIEAAARGGTLPPTASQAVDRLLLRFRPIVDWRVIGPFARTTAQVFIGEPSIDFAHHHSGVEGRDIAWQARAGDPATGRVLIDDFKAGAGDKGGFGYDTNGSPDLASFAYAEIESTSERPAILRIGSSGSLIVTLNERPAFNYNNFAGRPYSPGSDSVRVDLKRGKNRLLMRTRQGIGPWAFSVQLSDPSDRLLASAGAGTTPAERLRSFALSNPGDAKKGEAIFFEPKGIGCLKCHAAAGKGTANFGPDLTGLAAKYDKAEIIRSVLEPSARIATGYQPVVLALADGQVLSGLVRAETDTNLEISDAEARIHTLPKSTIEERRVGDVSIMPAGLADTLTAVEFADLVEYLLSLKAPPAAAH, translated from the coding sequence ATGCTCGCAAGCCGCGCCGCCGGCCTCGTCGTCCTCGGCCTCTTCCTCAGCGCCCAAGCCCGCTCTGCCGACGTCCAGCCCCTGCCAGCCGTCGCCGAGGGCTGGAAGATCGAATTGATCGAGCAGGCCCCGCAGATCCTCTACCCCACCGCCGTCGTCGCGGCGCCCGACGGCACGGTCTACCTCGGGCAAGACCCGATGGACATGCCCGGCCCCCCCACACAGCCGATCGACTCGGTCGTCGCCATCAAAGGCGGTAAGGTCCGCCTCTTCGCCGACGGGCTCTGGAGCGTGATGGGCCTGGAATGGCTGGACAACACCCTTTATGTCGTCCACGCCCCGTTCCTCTCTGCGTTCAAGGACACCGACGGCGACGGCAAGGCCGACCAGCGGATCGACCTCGTCAAGGGCCTCGGGCCCCGGCTCCCGGGCTTCAGCGGGATCAACGACCACGTCGCCTCGGGGATCCGCCTGGGCATCGACGGCTACCTCTACATCGCCGTTGGCGACAAGGGGATTCCGAAGGCCACGGGAACCGACGGCGCGACCATCCAGCTCAAAGGGGGGGGCGTCGTCCGCGTCAGGCCCGATGGCACCGGTCTGGAGGTCGTTTCCACCGGCGAGCGCAACCCGCTCTCCGTGGCGCTTACCGCGACCAACGACATCTTCACGTACGGCAACGACGACGACAGCAAGAAGTGGCCCAACAGCCTGACCCACCACGTCGTCGGCGGCCACTACGGCTATCCGTATGAGTTCCTCAGCACCCCCTGGCGCAACCTCCCCATTGTCGCCGGCCAGCTCGGCGGATCGGGGGCGCAAGGCGTCTGCTACAACGAGGCCGGGCTCCCTGCTGCCTATCGGGGGAACCTCTTCTTCGCCGACTGGGGCGTGCAGACCGTCTTCCGCTACGAGATCGAGAAGACGGGCGGCACCTTTACGGTGAAGTCGAAGACCCCCCTCGTCACCAAGGGGGAGCTGGCCGATTTCCGACCCTTCTCCATGGCCGTCGCCGAGGACGGCCGGGGCTTCTACCTCGTCGACTGGGCCTACGCCGGCTGGCTCTCCGCCGACGTCAAGTCGGGCCGCCTCTACAAGCTGACCTACACCGGATCCGACGCGCCCTCCGCCGTCGCGACCCCCGCCGATGACCTCGCCGCCCTCGGCCACCCGGCGCTTTCCGTACGCCTGAAGGCCCAGGGCAAGCTTGCCGGATCGAAATCCGTCGCCCCGCTGATCAAGCTCCTCTTCTCGGATAAGCCCGCGACCGATCGCATCCACGCCCTCTGGTCCCTGGATGCGATTGGCACCCCCGACGCCCGCTCCGCTGCCCGCGCCGCCCTGGTCGACACCTCACCCGAGGTCCGCCTCCAGGCCGCTCGCAGTGCCGGCAACCGCCGCGATCGCGGGGCCGTCCCCTCGCTCATCAAGCTCCTGAAAGACCCCGACCCCGCCATTCGCGGCGAGGCCGCCATCGCCCTCGGCCGCACCGGCGATCCGGCCGCAATCCCCGCCCTCTTCGCCGCACTGTCCGAGCCCGACACCACGGCCGGCTGGTCCATCCGGGGTGCCTTGCGATCCCTGAAGACCTGGGATTCGGCCCCCTTGAAGGACGCGCTTCTCGACCCCAAACGCCGCGACCAGGCCATCCTCCTCGCCGATGAGCTCTGGACCTTGCCCGCCGTCGAGGGCCTCGCCGCGGCGCTCGTCCTCTCCAAGGACGCCCCGTTCCGCGACAAGATCGTCCGCACCCTGGCCGGCCTCTACCGGACTTATCCGGCCTGGACCGGCGCCTGGTTCGGCACAAACCCGCTGGCCGGCGAGTTTCCCGCCAAGACGGTCAACTGGGACACCCGCGCGATGACCGCCGTCATCAAGGGGCTCGCCCTGGGCATCGAGGACCCCGACCCCGCCGTCCGTCGCTCGGCCATCGCCGGGCTCGCCCTGACCGGCTCCGACGGCCTCCTCCCGCTTCGAGGCCGACTGGCCCGCGAGACCGACGACGCCAACCTCGCGGCCCTGGTCGGTGCGCTGGGCGCCCTGGCCGATCGGAGTTCGCTCCCCGTGCTGGCGAAGCTCCTCAACGACCCCCGCCGGTCCCTGCCCGTCCGGGCCTCGGCGCTCGACGCCCTGGCCTCACTCCCCGATCGCGCCGCGTCCAACGCCCGGATGACCCTGCTGTTTGATGAGGCCGCACCCGCGGTCCTGCGTGCCAAGGCCCTCGACGGCCTGGGCCGACAGGGTCTTCTGCCTGGAAATGACGTCCTCAGCTTCATCACCAGCGACGAGGTCCCGCTCCGCGCCTCGGCACTCGTCGTGCTGGCCGCCGTCCGCAAGAAGCCGCCGGGAACCTCCGAGGTCATCGTCGAGCGGCTCGCCGATCCCGACCCTCTCGTCCGCCGGGCCGCCATCGAGGCGTCCGCCCAGGCCCGCATCCGCGACGCCATCCCGGGCCTGCTCAAGCTGAGCAAGGGGCCCGAGCGTTCCGAGGCCCTGCTCGCCCTCTCCATCATGCCCGACCCCCGCGCCATCCCCCTCTTCCTCGATGCCCTGGCCGATCGCGACCCGCGCCTCAGACTCGCCGCCGAGGGAGCACTCGCCGCGGTGCGAGAGACGTCCCTCGACCAGATCGAGGCCGCCGCGCGGGGTGGGACGCTCCCCCCGACCGCCTCGCAGGCCGTCGACCGCCTGCTCCTTCGGTTCCGACCCATTGTCGACTGGCGCGTCATCGGCCCCTTCGCCCGCACCACCGCGCAGGTCTTCATCGGCGAGCCCTCCATCGACTTCGCCCACCATCACAGCGGCGTGGAAGGCCGCGACATCGCCTGGCAGGCCCGCGCCGGCGACCCCGCCACGGGCCGCGTCCTCATCGACGACTTCAAGGCGGGAGCCGGCGATAAAGGTGGCTTCGGCTACGACACCAACGGCTCGCCCGACCTCGCCTCCTTCGCCTATGCCGAGATCGAGTCAACCTCCGAACGCCCGGCCATCCTCCGCATTGGGTCCAGCGGCTCGTTGATCGTCACGCTCAACGAGCGTCCCGCCTTCAACTACAACAACTTCGCCGGCCGCCCCTATTCCCCGGGCTCCGACTCCGTCCGCGTCGACCTCAAGCGAGGCAAGAACCGCCTCCTCATGCGGACCCGCCAAGGGATCGGCCCCTGGGCCTTCAGCGTCCAGCTCTCCGACCCCTCCGACCGCCTGCTCGCCTCGGCGGGAGCCGGAACCACCCCGGCCGAGCGTCTCCGCTCCTTCGCCCTCTCCAACCCCGGCGACGCGAAGAAGGGCGAGGCCATCTTCTTCGAGCCCAAAGGGATCGGCTGCCTGAAGTGCCACGCCGCCGCTGGCAAAGGCACAGCCAACTTCGGCCCCGACCTCACCGGCCTCGCCGCCAAGTACGACAAGGCCGAGATCATCCGCTCCGTCCTCGAGCCCTCCGCCCGAATCGCCACCGGCTACCAGCCCGTCGTCCTCGCCCTCGCCGACGGCCAGGTCCTCTCCGGCCTCGTCCGCGCCGAGACCGACACCAACCTTGAAATCTCCGACGCCGAAGCCCGCATCCACACCCTCCCCAAATCCACCATCGAGGAGCGTCGAGTCGGAGACGTCTCCATCATGCCCGCCGGCCTCGCCGACACCCTCACCGCCGTCGAATTCGCCGACCTCGTCGAATACCTCCTGAGCCTCAAAGCCCCGCCCGCCGCAGCCCACTGA